Part of the Polaribacter sp. Hel1_33_78 genome is shown below.
TAATAAACTGGCTTCTGTAAAGTTTCTTGGTGGTTTTGTTTCTTTTTCTAAAAACGAAGGTTCATGAGGTCCTTTTTCACCTTTTACAAAAGAAGGCAAAGTCATTTGCTCATTTAATTCTTTTTTAATTTTACTTTCTTCAGTTTCAAAAACTACTCTCCAACCTTTATTAATAATTTCTTTTCCAGTAGTTTTAAATGGAACTTCTGCAGCTTTTCCGAGCACTGAAGTATTAGATACATCAGAATCTGGATAAAAAACAGCAATAAAACGTTTGGTAATAATATCATACACTTGCTGCTGATTATATTGCAAATTCGTTTGTATTCCTGTAGGTATAATTGCATGGTGATCAGTTACTTTTTTATCATCAAAAATACGTTTGGTTTTTTTTATTTTCTTACCTAAAAGTGGTTGTGTTAATGAACTATAATTAGTCAGTTTCGATAAAATTCCATGTACTTTTGGATATACATCATTAGGTAAAAAAGTAGTATCAACTCTTGGATACGTAACTACTTTCATTTCGTATAACTTTTGCACCATTTTTAAGGTTTCATCCGCAGAAAAACCAAATTTATTATTACAATAAACTTGTAAACCTGTTAAGTCAAAAAGTTTAGGAGCATATTCTTTTCCTTTCTTTTTGTTAACAGAAACAATTTCAAAATCAGATTCTTTAACTTTATTAGCTAAAATTTGTCCGTCTTCTTGTTTTAAAAAACGTCCATCTTCATAATTAAAAAGTGTATTTCTATATGTAGTTTGTAACTCCCAATAAGGTTGTGGTTTAAAATTCTGAATCTCTACAAAACGATTTACCAACATTGCTAGGGTAGGAGTTTGTACTCTTCCAACAGACAAAACTTGTTTGTATCCACCATATTTTACCGTATATAAACGTGTTGCGTTTAAACCTAATAACCAATCTCCAATTGCTCTGGAAAATCCTGCATAATAGAGATTATCATAGTTTTCTGAAGGTTTTAAATTCTTAAATCCTTCTTTAATAGCTTCCTCAGTAAGAGAAGAAATCCATAATCGTTGTACTTTTCCTTTATAATTACATTGATTAATGACCCATCTTTGAATGAGTTCTCCTTCTGTTCCTGCATCCCCACAATTGATAACAACAGCGGCTTTATCGAATAGAGATTTTACAATATTGAACTGTTTTTTAATTCCATCATTGCTTGTCACTTTAGTGTCAAAACGTTCTGGAAGCATTGGTAAATTGTTTAAATCCCAACTTTTCCAATGTGGTTTGTAATCTTTAGGTTCTAAAAGTGTACATAAATGCCCAAACGTATAGGTTACTGCATAGCCATTTCCTTCGAAGAAACCATCGCGTTTTGTGTTGGCTCCTAGAATAGAGGCAATTTCTCTTGCAACACTTGGTTTTTCAGCAATACAGACTTTCATTGAATAGTTTTGATGGTTGAAAAGTAAGAAAATATTTAGGATTTTATAGTAAAGTTATTAATTAAAAACCTACTTCACCAAAGCCAATTGAATTCTCTTCCGATCAACATCAACTTCTAACACTTTTATTGAAATTTGTTGATTTAAAGCCACAATTGCGTTCACATCTTTCACAAAAGTATCAGATAAATTAGAAACGTGAATTAAACCACTTTCTTTGATTCCGATGTTTACAAAACAACCAAAATTGGTAATGTTGTTTACAATTCCTGGTAATAATTGTCCTGTTCTTAAATCTGAAATTGTTTTAATATTTTGGTCAAAAGAAAACGCTTTTGCTTTTGCTCTTGGATCAACTCCAGGTTTTTCTAATTCTTTAAAAATATCTTCTAATGTAGGTAAACCAACAGTTTCAGAAATATATTTTTTCAAATTAATCTGTTGTAGAACTTCCTTATTTCCAATAAAATCGGCAACTTTCTTTTTGTTGTCTTTTGCCATTTTATCAACTAAAGCATAACTTTCTGGATGCACACCAGAATTATCTAACGGATTCTTTGCATTCTTAATTCGTAAAAAACCAGCAGCTTGTTCAAACGCTTTTCCGCCTAAACGAGGCACTTTTTTTATAGCAGTTCTAGAAGTAAAAGAACCATTTTTATTTCTATAATTTACAATGTTTTCTGCAATTTTTGGCCCAATTCCAGAAACATAACTCAACAAAGATTCACTAGCTGTATTTATATTTACACCCACTGTATTTACACAACTCACAACAACAGCGTCTAAAGATTTTTTTAGTTTTGATTGATCTACATCATGCTGATATTGGCCAACTCCAATTGATTTTGCATCAATCTTTACCAATTCAGCCAAAGGATCAGCTAATCTTCTACCAATAGAAACGGAACCACGCACTGTAACATCGTAATTAGGGAATTCATCTCTCGCAATTTTGGAAGCGGAATAAATAGACGCTCCAGCCTCACTTACAACAAAAATTTCAACTTCATTTTTAAACTGAATTTT
Proteins encoded:
- a CDS encoding type IA DNA topoisomerase; the protein is MKVCIAEKPSVAREIASILGANTKRDGFFEGNGYAVTYTFGHLCTLLEPKDYKPHWKSWDLNNLPMLPERFDTKVTSNDGIKKQFNIVKSLFDKAAVVINCGDAGTEGELIQRWVINQCNYKGKVQRLWISSLTEEAIKEGFKNLKPSENYDNLYYAGFSRAIGDWLLGLNATRLYTVKYGGYKQVLSVGRVQTPTLAMLVNRFVEIQNFKPQPYWELQTTYRNTLFNYEDGRFLKQEDGQILANKVKESDFEIVSVNKKKGKEYAPKLFDLTGLQVYCNNKFGFSADETLKMVQKLYEMKVVTYPRVDTTFLPNDVYPKVHGILSKLTNYSSLTQPLLGKKIKKTKRIFDDKKVTDHHAIIPTGIQTNLQYNQQQVYDIITKRFIAVFYPDSDVSNTSVLGKAAEVPFKTTGKEIINKGWRVVFETEESKIKKELNEQMTLPSFVKGEKGPHEPSFLEKETKPPRNFTEASLLRAMETAGKQVDDDEMRELMKENGIGRPSTRASIIETLFRRKYIERKKKLVLPTQTGIDLINIIDNELLKSAELTGRWEKRLKEIERGEFNAGTFINNMKKMVDDLVYEVRSNTIKKRISSASSDTELSPIKKKSVKKGTTSKKQIVGKTCPKCKKGNIIKGSSAYGCSEYKNSCDLKIPFEIFGKKVSENQLIRLIDKKCTTNLKGFKRNSEAIEGLIRFDENFRLKLERKHNIIKVETNKSIYSNTQQSEKISCPKCNNGKILKGKSAYGCSDYKKGCNFVFTFENIKRIANGRTLSKELVLDIISK